A window of the Hordeum vulgare subsp. vulgare chromosome 5H, MorexV3_pseudomolecules_assembly, whole genome shotgun sequence genome harbors these coding sequences:
- the LOC123398918 gene encoding uncharacterized protein LOC123398918, with protein sequence MATEDSKDMLKNADWKTVSGAVTESSQPVVRKRLPKKIRQVPECYFLPRRSLPSALAIYGAVCAAGVGAGMLLEVWINKKIKEDGGIVWEMGK encoded by the exons ATGGCTACTGAAGACTCTAAAGATATGCTGAAGAATGCAGACTGGAAGACAGTGAGTGGTGCAGTTACTGAGTCAAGTCAGCCGGTTGTTAGGAAGCGCCTTCcgaagaaaatcagacaagtccCTGAGTGTTACTTTCTGCCTCGACGATCTTTGCCTTCTGCACTGGCAATCTATGGTGCTGTTTGTGCCGCTGGAGTTGGTGCAGGGATGTTGCTTGaggtttggataaacaaaaaaatCAAAG AGGATGGCGGCATTGTCTGGGAAATGGGCAAATGA
- the LOC123397248 gene encoding SEC12-like protein 1, with amino-acid sequence MASDGDEAPAGVVGKVTCAAWIRRSVGGPAVSSSRRLLVVYGRGATASSPPFLDLLAFDTTACELASEPLLRVVMGEEGADVDEPRAIAVHPAGDEFVCATAKGCRLFKLVYEDFTINLVSRDSPPLQSVGPQRCLAFSTDGTKFAIGGEDGHLIIFHWPNLSVLLDEPKAHKSFRDMDISLDSAFLVSTSTDGSARIWKIDEGAPLVNLTRSSDEKIECCRFSRDGKKPFLFCTLVKGNDIVTVVLNISNWKRIGYKRLLRKPISTLSVSLDGKYLALGSRDGDCCVADVKSMEVSHMIKKVHLGSPVSSIEFCPTERIAISTSHQWGAEITKLDVPADWRVWQIWLVFLSLFVVSAILFYMFFKHTNLV; translated from the exons ATGGCGAGCGACGGCGACGAGGCTCCCGCGGGGGTGGTCGGGAAGGTGACCTGCGCCGCGTGGATACGCAGGTCGGTCGGCGGTCCGGCCGTGTCCAGCAGCCGCAGACTCCTCGTGGTGTACGGCCGCGGCGCCACCGCCTCGTCCCCGCCATTCCTCGACCTCCTCGCCTTCGACACCACGGCGTGCGAGCTCGCCTCCGAGCCCCTG CTGAGGGTCGTGATGGGCGAGGAGGGAGCCGACGTGGACGAGCCGCGCGCCATCGCCGTGCACCCCGCCGGCGACGAGTTCGTCTGCGCCACCGCCAAAGGCTGCAG GCTGTTCAAGCTAGTATATGAAGACTTCACTATCAACCTTGTTTCAAGAGATTCTCCGCCGCTCCAATCAGTTGGGCCTCAGCGATGTTTGGCATTCAGTACTGATGGTACTAAGTTTGCTATTGGTGGTGAG GATGGGCATCTAATAATATTTCACTGGCCAAATCTCAGTGTGCTTTTGGATGAACCTAAAGCTCATAAATCCTTCCGGGACATGGACATCAG CTTGGATTCAGCGTTTTTAGTATCAACTTCGACTGATGGTTCCGCAAGAATATGGAAGATTGATGAGGGAGCTCCACTCGTAAATTTGACTAGATCTTCG GATGAGAAGATTGAGTGTTGCCGCTTTTCAAGGGATGGAAAGAAACCTTTCCTGTTTTGCACACTTGTAAAAG GAAATGATATTGTGACTGTGGTTTTGAACATAAGTAACTGGAAGCGAATTGGATACAAAAGACTCCTGCGAAAGCCTATTTCCACACTTTCGGTTAGCCTGGATGGGAAGTATCTCGCACT AGGAAGCCGTGATGGCGACTGTTGTGTTGCCGATGTAAAgagcatggaagtttctcacatgaTCAAGAAGGTTCACCTTGGCTCCCCAGTTTCCTCCATTGAATTCTGCCCTACTGAAAG GATAGCGATCTCCACCTCGCACCAATGGGGAGCAGAGATTACTAAGCTCGACGTCCCTGCCGACTGGAGAG TTTGGCAAATCTGGCTGGTATTCTTGAGCCTCTTCGTGGTATCAGCGATCCTGTTCTACATGTTCTTCAAGCACACAAACCTGGTGTAA